Proteins found in one Triticum urartu cultivar G1812 chromosome 4, Tu2.1, whole genome shotgun sequence genomic segment:
- the LOC125551227 gene encoding retinoblastoma-related protein 2-like, with amino-acid sequence MERQPPPPPAVETHFADLCKELEVDEGVASEAAALLEEGKGVFLTSPSFGSKSPEDVERLCFAFVLYCVAKLKGKGMKQESSRFRLWKILEGCKLKYNDFFKESQQLLSKIDHVLRGRYGTDWEDQLELKQLQSLVNLLADASRFYCKAFNELFLSASTGQEPGSTKSNPEYFCFGWLIFLALRSKSPELFKDLVSCIHGLVAILAILLIHVPAKFRSFTIEGSSHLIKQTVRGVDLLASLCHNYHTSEDRLREMMGKFHKAIEEFFSMKAVRASECKTETLDKIDTDGLIYFRDLLDKECFHSNFEKLEKLSSTTSWEGELDLKRFLINNDNIISAGNSSRDFTNLSCPKRVFETLASPTKTIKNMLTVPSSPSSPANGGSVKVVQMTPVTSAMTTAKWLREVISLLPEKPSSKLEKFLSSCDTDLTSDVTKRVSIILEAIFPTKPSGHWSGSMGLNCTNAFDIPWAQARKMEASKLYYRVLEAICRAESLNTNVNNLTPLLSNERFHRCLIACSAELVLATHKTVIMMFPAVLESTGLTAFDLSKIIENFVRHEESLPRELKRHLNSLEEQLLESMAWEKGSSLYNSLVVARPSLASEINRLGLLAESMPSLDDIVARQNFHAEDLPATPSKKRAAYSDENGDSRSPKRLCIEPRSTLVDQISQTPPAKQSYTLKAKWRPLQSTFASPTVSNPVGGNEKCAEVGVHIFFSKILKLAAIRIRNLCERLRHVEQTERVYNIFKQILDQQTTLFFNRHIDQLILCSLYGVAKVSQLTLTFKEIVNNYKREQQCIPEVFRSVFVVNTNHNGGLGSRHVDIIVFYNEVFVPAIKPFLVALIPSGGAHPDNKKNPNSQIPGSPKSPPFSNLPDMSPKKVSSSHNVYISPLRQTKKDALLSPSSRSFYACIGESTHAYQSPSEDLAAINNCLNYTSRRINTRINFDMVSDSVVAGSLVQPNGVPASSDPAGSFSFLSRKDNSGPDS; translated from the exons ATGGAGCGGCaacctccgccgcctcccgccgtgGAGACGCACTTCGCCGATCTCTGCAAG GAATTGGAAGTGGACGAGGGCGTCGCTAGCGAGGCCGCGGCGTTGCTGGAGGAGGGGAAGGGCGTGTTTCTCACGTCCCCTTCGTTTGGGAGCAAATCG CCCGAGGATGTGGAGAGGCTATGTTTTGCTTTCGTGCTTTACTGCGTGGCTAAGCTGAAGGGAAAGGGGATGAAGCAGGAGAGCTCCAGGTTTAGGCTGTGGAAGATCTTGGAGGGATGCAAACTCAA GTACAATGATTTCTTCAAGGAATCACAGCAGCTTCTTTCGAAGATTGACCATGTTTTACGCGGCCGGTATGGGACGGATTGGGAAGATCAGCTAGAG CTGAAACAACTGCAGAGTTTGGTAAATCTGTTGGCAGATGCAAGCAG GTTCTATTGTAAAGCATTTAATGAGCTATTCTTAAGTGCTAGTACTGGCCAGGAGCCTGGATCGACTAAAAGTAATCCTGAATATTTTTGTTTTGGGTGGCTAATTTTCTTAGCCCTCCGTTCAAAATCACCAGAATTGTTTAAGGACTTGGTATCCTGCATCCATGGATTAGTTGCCATATTG GCCATACTTTTAATTCATGTACCTGCTAAATTTAGGAGCTTCACAATCGAAGGTTCTTCTCACTTAA TAAAACAAACGGTGAGGGGTGTTGATCTCCTTGCTTCGTTATGTCATAACTATCATACCTCTGAAGACCGCTTGAGAGAAATGATGGGGAAGTTCCACAAGGCTATAGAGGAGTTTTTCAGCATGAAAGCAGTAAGGGCTTCAgagtgcaaaacagaaactttggacAAAATAGATACAG ATGGTCTAATTTATTTCAGAGATCTCCTTGATAAGGAGTGTTTTCATTCAAATTTTGAGAAGTTGGAGAAGCTAAGTAGTACCACTAGCTGGGAAGGGGAGCTTGATTTGAAAAGGTTTTTGATCAATAATGACAATATAATCAGTGCGGGGAACTCTTCTAGAGATTTCACTAATCTAAGCTGCCCAAAG CGTGTCTTTGAAACATTAGCGTCGCCTACAAAGACAATAAAGAACATGTTGACTGTCCCTAGTTCCCCTTCATCACCTGCCAATGGTGGTTCAGTTAAGGTAGTGCAGATGACACCAGTGACCTCTGCCATGACAACTGCTAAGTGGCTTCGTGAGGTGATATCTTTGTTGCCAGAGAAGCCTTCGTCTAAGCTTGAGAAATTTCTTTCGTCTTGTGATACAGATTTGACAAGTGATGTAACAAAAAGGGTCAGCATAATTTTGGAAGCAATTTTTCCAACTAAGCCTTCTGGCCATTGGAGTGGTTCCATGGGCCTGAATTGTACAAATGCCTTCGATATTCCATGGGCCCAAGCAAGAAAAATGGAGGCCTCCAAGTTGTACTATAGGGTGTTGGAGGCAATTTGCAGAGCAGAATCACTCAATACTAATGTAAATAATCTGACTCCATTGTTGTCAAATGAGCGTTTTCACCGATGCTTGATTGCATGTTCAGCCGAACTGGTTTTGGCAACACATAAGACAGTTATCATGATGTTCCCTGCTGTCTTGGAGAGTACTGGTCTAACTGCATTTGATTTGAGCAAGATAATTGAGAACTTCGTGAGACATGAAGAAAGCCTTCCAAGAGAATTGAAAAGACATTTAAATTCATTAGAAGAACAGCTTTTGGAAAGCATGGCGTGGGAGAAAGGTTCATCACTGTATAATTCATTGGTTGTTGCCAGGCCATCACTTGCTTCGGAAATAAATCGCCTTGGTCTTTTGGCTGAATCAATGCCATCTCTTGATGACATAGTAGCAAGGCAGAATTTCCATGCTGAAGACTTGCCAGCTACACCATCTAAAAAACGGGCTGCCTATTCAG ATGAGAATGGTGACAGTAGGTCACCAAAGAGATTATGCATTGAACCGAGGAGCACACTGGTAGACCAAATTTCACAGACACCACCAGCAAAACAAAGCTATACTTTGAAAGCGAAATGGCGTCCTCTCCAGTCGACATTTGCAAG TCCCACTGTCAGCAATCCGGTTGGCGGGAATGAAAAATGTGCTGAAGTAGGGGTTCACATCTTCTTCTCCAAA ATCTTGAAGTTGGCTGCTATTAGAATAAGGAACCTGTGTGAAAGGCTTCGGCATGTGGAACAGACAGAGCGTGTCTATAATATCTTCAAGCAGATTCTTGATCAACAGACAACTTTATTTTTTAATCGACACATTGATCAGCTTATTCTTTGTTCTCTCTATGGTGTTGCAAAG GTTTCTCAGTTAACACTGACGTTCAAGGAGATTGTCAACAATTACAAAAGGGAACAGCAATGTATACCAGAAGTTTTTAGAAGTGTCTTTGTTGTGAATACAAATCACAATGGA GGACTTGGATCACGCCATGTTGACATCATTGTTTTTTATAACGAGGTGTTTGTTCCAGCGATCAAGCCTTTCCTGGTGGCATTAATCCCTTCTGGTGGTGCTCATCCAGACAACAAGAAGAATCCTAATA GCCAAATTCCTGGATCACCAAAGTCACCCCCCTTCTCAAATCTACCAGATATGTCCCCAAAGAAAGTCTCATCTTCCCATAATGTTTATATTTCTCCTCTGCGGCAAACCAAG AAGGATGCATTGCTTTCACCAAGTTCGAGGAGTTTTTATGCTTGCATCGGCGAAAGCACACATGCTTATCAGAGCCCATCTGAAGATTTGGCCGCTATAAATAATTGTCTAAATTA CACCAGCAGGAGAATCAACACTCGAATAAACTTTGACATGGTTAGTGATTCAGTGGTAGCTGGCAGTCTGGTCCAACCAAATGGTGTCCCTGCCTCTTCGGATCCTGCAGGTTCATTCAGTTTCTTGTCAAGGAAGGACAACTCAGGACCAGATTCTTGA